AAGGGCCAGATAGCCAGCTGACTCCTTAATATCCATGGTACGCTTCACAAAGAAGCCATCGATGACCTGGAGAAGAGGACCCGAGGGAGGTGGCTCCTGGCCTGAGCCATGGGCCACAAAATCTCTGGCCAGCCTGGCCCTGCCCTCCGAGCTCACCTGTGTGTTTGTGACAGCCTGCAACAATGTACTCTCAGGAAGGCTGAGGTTGTGGACAGATCCATGTTCCTCCACCAAGTATACCCGGTGCCCCAGGCCACAGCGCTTCAGGCGGAACTGGGAAGGCGGACAGAAGCAGAGTGGGTCAGGCCCAAATGCCCACCTGTTTGGGCCGGCCATCTTAGGGGAGCAGCCACACTGACTCCTGTAGGAAAGCCCTGAACCGCTGGACATGACACGTCCTCCAAGCCTCCCTTAGCCTATCGGCCTCTGTGACCCTAGGGTCAGCCCTGCTGCTGAGATTTGGCCACAGCCTCTGCATTTCCAACCCTAGAAGTCTGGCTCTCTTGGGCTAGGTACTCAAGCGGTCTCCAGCCTGCCTAGATAGTCTTCTGTTCCTACTGTGCGCCTGCATGGCTTAAACGGGGCTCAGAGCATGGCTGGAGGCCTCTGGTGCTCTGCTTTGAGGCCAGCCAGTAGTGTTTTCTAGCTGAAGGAAGCAAGAAGTGAGGCGGGCTGCCCAAGGCACCTTCTGCTCTCGAAAGCGGCCATCGATGATGCTGCTGCACAGGTCATCTAGCCGCTTGCGTTCCACAATGTGGTCCAGGACTAACTCCCCAGGTCTTGCTGCCAAGAAACCGAGAAGAGTGTTACCATCTACCTCACACCCATGCAGGCCAGCCTCCCATGCCTTCACATGGCCCTGTACCTGAGTCTCCAGGCCTGGTCTCCTGGGCCACCCACACAAAGTCCCCCACATGCAGCTTGCGAACGGTGTGGGGCACATGCAGCCGCTGTAGCTCTCGGAGCATTTCTGGCCTGTGTCCTGCCCTGACATTTCCAGAAAGAAGGCCAAGGTCAGGGTGAGCCAGCACCACCACCTTCCAACACTCTCCAGTCTTCAAGGCTGCCCCCACTTCACGCACCCTCTGGTTTCGCCAATATCCACACACAACAGCACCTTGTACTCGCCCGGCCTCAGCTCCAGTGGTTGCTGCTGCACGGCCTCCTCACTGGTGCCGCCACTATGAGGGAACCGAGGCTGTGAACAAGGCCAGAACGCTCATTGCCAGGGCAGTTCCCCACAACCCGGAGGGGCAGCTATGGCCCAGTTCCAGGTCCCTGAGATAAGGGTATAGTTGCCCCcatttctcctcccttcttaCAGTTCTGACAAGGCAGCTTCTGGAACTGCTGACTCCTTTCCACGGGGCTCCTCTGGCCTAATACCAGTGTTCAGAGTGCTCGGGCCTTCTGACCTGGCCAGCTTTTGGGCCAGCTCCAGGCCCTCTGGGGTCAGTGCATACCTGGGAGGTGATTGACAGTTTTACCTTTTCccggtttttcaagacagggtttctctgtgtagcttggctgtcctggactcactttgtagaccaagctggcctcgaacatacagagatccaactgtctttgccttccagggtgctgggattacagataggcCCCAATGTGCAGGGCTAAGTAAGCCTCTGTgtgctttttatgttttgtttttgtttttcaagacagggtttctctgtaatagcccaggctggccttgaactcggagaccagc
This is a stretch of genomic DNA from Meriones unguiculatus strain TT.TT164.6M chromosome 1, Bangor_MerUng_6.1, whole genome shotgun sequence. It encodes these proteins:
- the Mus81 gene encoding crossover junction endonuclease MUS81 isoform X4 codes for the protein MAEPVRLGRKRPLPVCPNPLFVQWLTEWRDEAASRGRHTRFVFQKALRSLRRYPLPLRSGKEAKILQHFGDRLCRMLDERLKQHLASGGDHDPRPPSAKKNEASEGPSAQVQDSSTPVPAQPQAGSTSYWPAQNSGAREILLQLYKEHLISSQNPDGHGFLTKEELLQKCAQKAPRVVPGSSRPWPALRGLLHRNLVLRTHRPASTLEGKDSWISVCSRPAWSTKYALTPEGLELAQKLARSEGPSTLNTGIRPEEPRGKESAVPEAALSELGGTSEEAVQQQPLELRPGEYKVLLCVDIGETRGAGHRPEMLRELQRLHVPHTVRKLHVGDFVWVAQETRPGDSARPGELVLDHIVERKRLDDLCSSIIDGRFREQKFRLKRCGLGHRVYLVEEHGSVHNLSLPESTLLQAVTNTQVIDGFFVKRTMDIKESAGYLALLTKGLERLYQ